In one window of Hyla sarda isolate aHylSar1 chromosome 1, aHylSar1.hap1, whole genome shotgun sequence DNA:
- the TEX261 gene encoding protein TEX261 — protein MWFIYALSWLSLLIQVAFVTLAIAAGLYYLAELIEEYTVATSRIIKYMIWFSTAVLIGLYLFEKFPIVMISVGLFTNVVYFGLLQTFPFIMLTSPNFILSCVLVVLNHYLAFQHFAEEYYPFSEVLAYFTFCLWLIPFAFFVSLSAGENVLPSTVPHGDDVVSNYFTKGKRGKRSGILVIFSFIKEAILPSRQKMY, from the exons ATGTGGTTCATCTATGCGCTCAGCTGGCTCTCCCTCCTCATACAGGTGGCCTTTGTCACTCTGGCCATAG CCGCAGGCCTCTACTACCTGGCAGAGTTGATAGAAGAATACACGGTGGCCACTAGCAGGATCATAAAATACATGATCTGG TTCTCCACAGCGGTACTCATCGGACTCTACTTATTTGAGAAGTTCCCTATTGTCATGATTAGCGTGGGGCTCTTCACCAACGTTGTGTACTTTGGGCTGTTGCAGACGTTCCCTTTCATTATGTTGACGTCTCCGAACTTTATCCTCTCCTGTG TTCTCGTGGTGCTGAATCATTATTTGGCTTTCCAGCACTTTGCAGAAGAATATTATCCGTTTTCGGAG GTTCTCGCTTACTTCACCTTCTGCCTCTGGCTGATCCCCTTCGCTTTCTTTGTGTCCTTGTCGGCTGGAGAGAATGTGCTGCCATCCACAGTACCGCACGGAG ATGACGTGGTCTCCAACTATTTCACAAAGGGCAAAAGAGGGAAGCGCTCTGGGATTCTGGTCATCTTCTCCTTCATAAAGGAGGCCATCCTCCCCAGCCGGCAGAAGATGTACTGA